In Streptomyces durocortorensis, a genomic segment contains:
- a CDS encoding amino acid permease, with protein MSRTSASPPTADSAAPATATATADSALTHGLKQRHLSMIALGGVIGAGLFVGSGAGIAAAGPSIIIAYAISGLLVMMVMRMLGEMSAANPASGSFSVHAERAIGPWAGFTAGWSFWFLLCVAVGLEGIGAAQIVSGWLPGTPEWAWVALFMVIFLGTNLAAVKNFGEFEFWFAALKVIAITLFLVLGLLAILGVLPDTDAPGLSNLTGDGGFLPKGMDGFIIGLLASVFAYGGLETVTIAAAESENPVQGVAKAVRTAMWRIAVFYIGSMAVIVTLVPWDDPKVAKVGPFYAMLDHLGVGSAAQIMNVVILIALLSAMNANIYGASRMARSLVVRGQGPTVLGKISNGVPRNAVLFSSVFGFLCVLLSYWRPDDVFPWLLNMIGAVILVVWIFIAVSQLILRSRTEREAPEKLVVRMWFFPIGTIVALVAMVGIFLLMLRQPDTRDQLLATGALTVGLIGIGLVRQRRRGSDGDRDSDSGDEVAEVPAQRR; from the coding sequence ATGTCCCGGACCTCCGCCTCTCCCCCCACCGCTGACTCCGCAGCCCCCGCCACGGCGACGGCGACGGCAGACTCCGCGCTCACCCACGGTCTCAAGCAGCGGCACCTCTCGATGATCGCCCTCGGAGGGGTGATCGGCGCCGGTCTCTTCGTCGGCTCGGGCGCCGGAATCGCCGCCGCCGGGCCCTCGATCATCATCGCGTACGCCATCTCCGGCCTGCTCGTCATGATGGTGATGCGCATGCTCGGCGAGATGTCCGCCGCGAACCCGGCCTCCGGCTCCTTCTCGGTGCACGCCGAACGGGCGATCGGCCCCTGGGCCGGATTCACCGCCGGGTGGTCCTTCTGGTTCCTGCTCTGCGTCGCCGTCGGCCTGGAGGGCATCGGCGCGGCGCAGATCGTCAGCGGCTGGCTGCCGGGGACGCCGGAATGGGCGTGGGTCGCCCTGTTCATGGTGATCTTCCTCGGGACGAACCTGGCCGCGGTGAAGAACTTCGGCGAGTTCGAGTTCTGGTTCGCCGCGCTCAAGGTCATCGCGATCACGCTGTTCCTGGTGCTCGGCCTGCTGGCGATCCTCGGCGTACTGCCCGACACGGACGCGCCCGGCCTGTCGAACCTCACGGGTGACGGCGGCTTCCTGCCCAAGGGCATGGACGGCTTCATCATCGGACTCCTCGCCTCCGTCTTCGCGTACGGCGGTCTGGAGACCGTCACCATCGCCGCCGCCGAGTCGGAGAACCCGGTGCAGGGCGTCGCGAAGGCGGTCCGTACGGCGATGTGGCGCATCGCGGTCTTCTACATCGGCTCCATGGCGGTCATCGTCACGCTGGTGCCCTGGGACGACCCGAAGGTCGCGAAGGTCGGCCCGTTCTACGCGATGCTCGACCACCTCGGCGTCGGCAGTGCCGCGCAGATCATGAACGTGGTCATCCTCATCGCCCTGCTCTCCGCGATGAACGCCAACATCTACGGCGCTTCGCGCATGGCCCGGTCGCTGGTCGTCCGGGGCCAGGGTCCGACCGTGCTCGGGAAGATCTCGAACGGGGTGCCGCGCAACGCGGTGCTGTTCTCCTCGGTCTTCGGGTTCCTGTGCGTGCTGCTCAGCTACTGGCGGCCGGACGACGTCTTCCCCTGGCTGCTGAACATGATCGGCGCGGTGATCCTGGTGGTGTGGATCTTCATCGCCGTCTCCCAGCTGATCCTGCGCAGCCGGACCGAGCGGGAGGCCCCGGAGAAGCTGGTCGTCCGGATGTGGTTCTTCCCCATCGGCACGATCGTGGCCCTGGTGGCCATGGTGGGCATCTTCCTGCTGATGCTGCGCCAGCCGGACACCCGCGACCAGCTGCTCGCCACGGGGGCACTGACCGTGGGGCTGATCGGCATCGGGCTGGTACGTCAGCGGCGACGGGGCAGCGACGGCGACAGGGACAGCGACAGCGGGGACGAGGTCGCCGAGGTCCCCGCCCAGCGGCGGTAG
- a CDS encoding superoxide dismutase has translation MATYTLPELPYDYAALEPVINPQIIELHHDKHHAAYVKGANDTLEQLEEARDKEAWGAINGLQKNLAFHLSGHILHSIYWHNMTGDGGGEPLAADGVGDLADAITESFGSFAGFKAQLTKASATTQGSGWGVLAYEPLSGKLIVEQVYDHQGNVGQGSVPILVFDAWEHAFYLQYKNQKVDFIEAMWQVVNWQDVAKRYAAAKERADVLLLAP, from the coding sequence ATGGCCACGTACACGCTCCCGGAACTCCCGTACGACTACGCGGCGCTCGAACCGGTCATCAACCCGCAGATCATCGAGCTCCACCACGACAAGCACCACGCCGCATACGTCAAGGGCGCGAACGACACCCTGGAGCAGCTGGAAGAGGCCCGCGACAAGGAGGCCTGGGGCGCGATCAACGGCCTCCAGAAGAACCTCGCGTTCCACCTCTCCGGCCACATCCTGCACTCGATCTACTGGCACAACATGACCGGCGACGGCGGCGGCGAGCCCCTCGCGGCGGACGGCGTGGGCGACCTCGCCGACGCGATCACCGAGTCCTTCGGCTCTTTCGCGGGCTTCAAGGCCCAGCTGACGAAGGCCTCGGCCACCACGCAGGGCTCCGGCTGGGGCGTGCTCGCGTACGAGCCCCTCAGCGGCAAGCTCATCGTCGAGCAGGTCTACGACCACCAGGGCAACGTCGGCCAGGGTTCGGTCCCGATCCTCGTCTTCGACGCCTGGGAGCACGCCTTCTACCTTCAGTACAAGAACCAGAAGGTGGACTTCATCGAGGCGATGTGGCAGGTCGTCAACTGGCAGGACGTGGCGAAGCGTTACGCCGCCGCCAAGGAGCGCGCGGACGTACTGCTGCTCGCCCCCTGA
- a CDS encoding glycerophosphodiester phosphodiesterase family protein — MSLAPRRRSILLATASAAVTAAATAPTAASAPAGPRPPRPSGPLVIGHRGAAGWRPEHTAESYIHAVRTGADWIEPDLVPTKDHVLVVRHENEIGGTTDVAARPEFAGRRTTKTVDGKAVTGWFTEDFTLRELRTLRTVERLPLIRNRNTVFDGRGRVLTFQEVVDLARRLSRESGRRIAVFPETKHPTYFRSIGLPLEEELSRVIRRNRLTARDCVVQSFEPSSLRRVAAARLGLPLWQALGTSGGPYGHAVTYRDMMSPAGLREIASYAQWIGPDKSSLVPPNTLLTDAHAAGLKVGAYTFRTENRYLPAAYRRGGAPNDFGDAFAEYAFHYGQGVDAVVTDFPDLAVRAREDLRPRREDRRS; from the coding sequence ATGTCCCTTGCACCGAGGCGCCGTTCGATCCTCCTGGCCACCGCTTCCGCCGCCGTCACCGCGGCTGCCACCGCCCCGACCGCCGCGTCCGCCCCGGCGGGCCCGCGCCCGCCCCGTCCCTCCGGCCCGCTCGTCATCGGGCACCGCGGGGCGGCGGGCTGGCGGCCCGAGCACACCGCCGAGTCGTACATCCACGCCGTACGGACCGGGGCCGACTGGATCGAGCCGGACCTCGTCCCCACGAAGGACCACGTCCTGGTCGTACGGCACGAGAACGAGATCGGGGGCACGACGGACGTCGCGGCGCGGCCGGAGTTCGCGGGCCGCCGCACCACGAAGACGGTCGACGGCAAGGCGGTGACCGGCTGGTTCACCGAGGACTTCACCCTGCGCGAGCTGCGGACGCTGCGCACGGTGGAGCGGCTACCGCTCATCCGCAACCGCAACACCGTCTTCGACGGGCGGGGCCGGGTCCTGACGTTCCAGGAGGTCGTGGATCTCGCCCGGCGGCTGTCGCGGGAGTCGGGCCGGCGGATCGCGGTGTTCCCCGAGACCAAGCACCCGACGTACTTCCGCTCGATCGGACTGCCGCTGGAGGAGGAGCTGAGCCGGGTGATCCGCCGCAACCGGCTGACCGCCCGGGACTGCGTCGTCCAGTCCTTCGAGCCGTCCAGCCTGCGCCGGGTGGCCGCCGCGCGCCTCGGGCTGCCGCTCTGGCAGGCGCTGGGCACGAGCGGTGGTCCGTACGGCCACGCGGTCACGTACCGGGACATGATGAGCCCGGCCGGGCTGCGCGAGATCGCCTCGTACGCGCAGTGGATCGGCCCGGACAAGTCGTCGCTCGTCCCGCCGAACACCCTGTTGACGGACGCGCACGCGGCGGGCCTGAAGGTCGGGGCGTACACCTTCCGCACGGAGAACCGGTACCTCCCGGCCGCGTACCGCCGGGGCGGTGCCCCGAACGACTTCGGCGACGCGTTCGCCGAGTACGCCTTCCACTACGGACAGGGAGTGGACGCGGTCGTCACGGACTTCCCGGACCTCGCGGTGCGGGCCAGGGAGGACCTGCGGCCCCGGCGGGAGGACCGCCGGTCCTGA
- a CDS encoding amino acid permease, whose protein sequence is MHEAPPAAPAVPPEPLAPAVASEPLVPAEPLAHGLKQRHLTMLGLGGVIGAGLFVGSGAGIAVAGPAIVVSYLIAGALAMLVMRMLGEMSAAMPASGSFSVHAERALGRWAGFSVGWLYWFLLVVVLAVEATAAAQIAHGWVPAVEPWAWVLLFMVVFTAANLTAVKNFGEFEFWFASLKVGAIVVFLVLGLLAVFGLLPDTAPVGMTNLTGQGGFLPNGWSGVVAGVLTVVFAFGGLEVVTIAAAETNDPARAVGRAVRSAVVRILFFYVGSMLVIVAVLPWTAQQAGLSPYVKVLDTIGVPSAGQVMNIVVFVALLSALNANLYGSSRMVFSLAERGEAPRGLLKVSGSGKGGGVPRRAVLASVAFGFVSVLLNLLWPDTVFLYMLNSVGAVLLFVWALIALSQLRLRERLEREAPGALTLRMWCFPYLSWLTLAGLLGVLLLMLTDDAARPQVLWSAGATALVLMVAVGRQRRERRVRKGSADAEAGAGAEGDTEADV, encoded by the coding sequence ATGCACGAGGCTCCCCCCGCCGCCCCCGCCGTCCCTCCGGAGCCCCTGGCGCCCGCTGTCGCGTCGGAGCCCCTGGTGCCCGCCGAGCCGCTCGCCCACGGGCTGAAGCAGCGCCACCTCACGATGCTCGGGCTCGGCGGGGTGATCGGGGCCGGGCTGTTCGTGGGCTCGGGCGCCGGGATCGCGGTGGCGGGGCCCGCGATCGTCGTCTCGTATCTGATCGCGGGGGCGCTCGCGATGCTGGTGATGCGGATGCTGGGCGAGATGTCCGCGGCGATGCCCGCATCCGGCTCCTTCTCCGTGCATGCCGAGCGGGCTCTCGGGCGGTGGGCCGGGTTCAGCGTCGGCTGGCTGTACTGGTTCCTGCTGGTGGTGGTCCTCGCCGTGGAGGCGACGGCGGCCGCGCAGATCGCCCACGGGTGGGTCCCGGCGGTCGAACCGTGGGCGTGGGTGCTGCTGTTCATGGTGGTCTTCACCGCGGCGAACCTGACGGCGGTGAAGAACTTCGGGGAGTTCGAGTTCTGGTTCGCCTCCTTGAAGGTCGGCGCGATCGTGGTCTTCCTGGTGCTCGGGCTGCTGGCGGTCTTCGGCCTGCTCCCGGACACCGCCCCGGTCGGGATGACCAACCTGACCGGGCAGGGCGGCTTTCTGCCGAACGGCTGGAGCGGGGTGGTCGCCGGGGTGCTGACCGTGGTCTTCGCCTTCGGCGGCCTGGAGGTCGTCACCATCGCCGCCGCCGAAACGAACGATCCGGCGCGTGCGGTGGGGCGGGCGGTGCGCAGCGCGGTGGTGCGCATCCTCTTCTTCTACGTGGGTTCGATGCTGGTCATCGTGGCCGTGCTGCCGTGGACCGCGCAGCAGGCCGGGCTGAGCCCCTACGTGAAGGTGCTGGACACGATCGGGGTGCCGTCGGCCGGGCAGGTCATGAACATCGTGGTGTTCGTGGCGCTGCTCTCCGCGCTGAACGCCAACCTTTACGGCTCGTCACGGATGGTGTTCTCGCTGGCGGAGCGCGGGGAGGCACCGCGCGGTCTGCTGAAGGTGTCGGGCAGCGGGAAGGGCGGCGGTGTGCCCCGGCGGGCGGTGCTGGCTTCGGTGGCCTTCGGCTTCGTCTCCGTACTGCTGAATCTGCTGTGGCCGGACACGGTGTTCCTGTACATGCTCAACTCGGTCGGCGCGGTGCTGCTGTTCGTGTGGGCGCTGATCGCCCTTTCGCAGCTGCGGCTGCGGGAGCGGCTGGAGCGGGAGGCCCCGGGGGCGCTGACCCTGCGGATGTGGTGCTTCCCGTATCTGTCCTGGCTGACGCTGGCCGGTCTGCTCGGGGTCCTGCTGCTGATGCTGACCGACGATGCGGCGCGCCCGCAGGTGCTGTGGTCGGCGGGGGCGACGGCGCTGGTGCTGATGGTGGCGGTGGGGCGTCAGCGACGGGAGCGGCGGGTGCGCAAGGGCTCGGCCGATGCTGAGGCTGGTGCCGGAGCTGAAGGCGATACTGAAGCTGACGTGTGA
- a CDS encoding metalloregulator ArsR/SmtB family transcription factor, with translation MEPPADPADDEASAFRALADPTRRQILEDLRDGELAAGEIASRFSISAPSISRHLGVLKGAGLVTERRDANRILYSLAEERLAMCVGRFLSAVCPEQIVLRHTKWRSSPEGDAS, from the coding sequence ATGGAACCACCCGCCGACCCGGCCGACGACGAGGCGAGCGCCTTCCGCGCCCTCGCCGACCCCACCCGCCGCCAGATCCTGGAGGACCTGCGCGACGGCGAGCTGGCCGCCGGGGAGATCGCGAGCCGGTTCTCGATCAGCGCTCCGTCCATCTCCCGCCATCTGGGCGTGCTCAAGGGCGCCGGGCTCGTCACCGAGCGCCGCGACGCCAACCGCATCCTCTACTCGCTCGCCGAGGAGCGTCTCGCCATGTGCGTGGGGCGGTTCCTGAGCGCCGTGTGCCCCGAACAGATCGTGCTCCGCCACACGAAGTGGCGCTCCTCCCCGGAAGGCGATGCCTCATGA